The region AAAATCCTGGACTTCCGCCAGTTCCAGAAGCTCAAGTCCACGTACGTGGACGCGCTGCCCGCCCTGGTCAACCCGCGCACCGGGCGGCTGCACACCAGCTACAGTCAGACTATCGCCGCCACGGGCCGTCTGAGCAGCTCGGACCCCAATCTCCAGAACATCCCCGTGCGCACGGAGGTAGGACGAGAGGTGCGCAAGGCCTTCGTCGCCGAGGGTGCGCCCGACTGGCAGCTCCTCTCCGGCGACTACTCTCAGATTGAACTGCGCATCGTCGCGCACATGAGCAGCGACACGGACATGATCGCCGCGTTCCAGCGCGGAGAGGACATCCACGCGGCGACGGCGGCGCAGGTCTTCAACGTGCCCCTGAGCGGCGTGACCTCGGACATGCGCCGCATGGCCAAGGCGGTGAACTTCGGCTTGATCTACGGGCAGGGTGAGTTCGGCCTGAGCCAGCAGATAGGCGCGTCACGCGAGGAGGCGGCGGCCTTCATTGAACGGTACTTCCAGAAGTACCCGGGCGTGAAGGAATACATGGAACGCACCAAGCGGGAGGCGCGCGAAAAGGGCTACGTGCAGACGCTGCTGGGCCGTCGCCGGTACATCCCCGAAATCGTGTCC is a window of Dehalococcoidia bacterium DNA encoding:
- a CDS encoding DNA polymerase, with product KILDFRQFQKLKSTYVDALPALVNPRTGRLHTSYSQTIAATGRLSSSDPNLQNIPVRTEVGREVRKAFVAEGAPDWQLLSGDYSQIELRIVAHMSSDTDMIAAFQRGEDIHAATAAQVFNVPLSGVTSDMRRMAKAVNFGLIYGQGEFGLSQQIGASREEAAAFIERYFQKYPGVKEYMERTKREAREKGYVQTLLGRRRYIPEIVSANQQVRAAAERMAINHPVQGTAADIIKIAMIRVQQRMDETRLRSRMLLQVHDELIFEVPRDEMETMRALLLELMPQTMEMKVHLKVDLKAGLTWGDME